Proteins encoded by one window of Arachis hypogaea cultivar Tifrunner chromosome 1, arahy.Tifrunner.gnm2.J5K5, whole genome shotgun sequence:
- the LOC112779910 gene encoding small ribosomal subunit protein uS13c-like, whose protein sequence is MRSRMSTCLVKHAGSRSQPPLPSCRHSLDFMVCLQQRKKKNNSSMGQKLAMPKAPSLALISNPRPLSRAVYFPVINPPKVRVLSIECTRVGRVEIPNNKRIEFSLQYIHGIGRSRARKILYDISMDNKVTKDLSEEDLITLRDEVSKYVIEGDLRRFNALNIRRLKEIQCYRG, encoded by the exons ATGCGCTCACGAATGTCAACATGCTTGGTGAAGCATGCTGGGTCGAGGTCTCAACCACCACTCCCCTCGTGTAGGCATTCTCTCGATTTCATGGTTTGTCTG cagcagagaaagaagaagaacaactcgAGCATGGGACAAAAGCTAGCGATGCCCAAAGCTCCCTCTCTCGCCCTAATCTCAAACCCTAGACCTCTTTCCAGAGCCGTCTATTTCCCTGTTATCAACCCTCCCAAG GTGAGAGTGTTAAGCATAGAGTGCACTCGAGTTGGCAGAGTGGAGATTCCAAACAACAAGAGAATCGAGTTCTCGCTACAGTACATCCATGGAATCGGAAGGAGCAGAGCTCGCAAGATTCTCTATGATATAAGCATGGACAACAAGGTTACTAAGGATCTCAGCGAAGAGGATCTCATCACTCTTAGAGATGAAGTCTCCAAATACGTCATTGAAGGCGATTTG AGGAGGTTTAATGCGCTGAATATAAGAAGATTGAAGGAGATTCAATGTTACAGAGGATAG